The following coding sequences are from one Candidatus Hydrogenedentota bacterium window:
- the gcvT gene encoding glycine cleavage system aminomethyltransferase GcvT, producing MLYTPLHEAYEQDGGKVVDFYGWALPVQFRGIMEEHRHVREQAGIFDCSHMGEFLIRGAENIQKFSDLVIGDMTKLALGRCRYTALLNEAGGIIDDGVALRLDEETLFVVTNAGTLERVGKHLAAFVSGVENVSDSTAKIDVQGPMAPQVMAAVGFEGVERMSFWAGGTFLWKGVEMIVTRAGYTGELGYEIFVPKAEALSLWNLLRQQPEVLPCGLGARDTLRMEMGYALSGQDLNETRTPLEAGLDRFIAWDTSFPGKEILEKQRNQQDYKVMVPLRSNDRRAPRHGFELRLNGQSVGEVTSGTFAPSLSCGIGLGYIPIAMVSTGLELEAGPRSLPLVVETAPLYKEGTGRNRIEIQKP from the coding sequence ATGTTATACACGCCTTTACACGAAGCATACGAACAGGATGGGGGAAAGGTCGTCGATTTCTACGGATGGGCACTGCCTGTGCAGTTCCGTGGAATCATGGAGGAACACCGTCACGTCCGCGAACAAGCAGGTATTTTTGACTGCTCTCACATGGGCGAATTCCTCATACGCGGCGCCGAAAATATACAAAAGTTCAGCGACCTAGTGATCGGCGACATGACGAAGCTCGCCTTGGGAAGATGCCGCTATACGGCGTTGCTTAACGAGGCGGGAGGAATCATTGATGACGGCGTCGCGCTGAGACTGGACGAGGAAACGCTTTTCGTGGTCACCAACGCAGGTACCTTAGAGCGGGTGGGCAAGCATCTCGCCGCTTTCGTGTCCGGCGTTGAAAATGTCTCAGACAGCACCGCGAAAATCGATGTGCAGGGGCCTATGGCACCGCAAGTGATGGCTGCCGTTGGTTTTGAAGGTGTCGAGCGCATGTCCTTTTGGGCAGGCGGCACTTTCCTTTGGAAAGGTGTTGAGATGATTGTCACCCGCGCCGGCTATACCGGTGAGCTGGGCTATGAAATATTTGTGCCCAAGGCTGAGGCGTTGTCGCTGTGGAATCTGTTGCGGCAGCAGCCTGAAGTGCTTCCTTGCGGCTTGGGCGCACGGGATACGCTGCGCATGGAAATGGGCTATGCTCTGAGCGGTCAAGATCTGAACGAAACACGTACGCCTCTCGAGGCGGGTCTGGATCGCTTTATTGCTTGGGATACCTCTTTTCCCGGCAAAGAGATTTTGGAAAAACAACGGAACCAACAGGACTACAAGGTCATGGTTCCGCTGCGCAGCAATGACCGCCGCGCGCCTCGTCACGGTTTTGAGTTGCGTCTGAATGGACAAAGCGTCGGCGAAGTTACCAGCGGCACTTTCGCGCCCAGTCTAAGTTGTGGCATTGGCTTGGGCTATATTCCCATCGCCATGGTCAGTACAGGATTGGAGCTCGAAGCGGGCCCTCGATCTTTACCTTTAGTGGTGGAAACAGCGCCTCTCTACAAAGAGGGGACGGGACGTAATCGTATTGAAATCCAAAAACCTTAA
- the gcvH gene encoding glycine cleavage system protein GcvH: MNPDTLRYTEEHEWIVEQRGLYVIGITEYAVEELGEITFVELPEVGRHLEVGEDAAVIESVKAASDIFAPVSGVVAEVNDALEMEPDLINRDPYGKGWILKLKDVSEEEYNELMDARSYRGYMKTVE, encoded by the coding sequence ATGAATCCGGATACACTGAGATACACCGAAGAACATGAGTGGATTGTCGAACAACGTGGATTATATGTGATCGGTATCACTGAATATGCGGTAGAAGAATTAGGCGAAATCACCTTTGTAGAATTGCCCGAAGTGGGACGCCATTTGGAAGTGGGCGAAGATGCTGCAGTCATCGAATCGGTCAAAGCGGCAAGTGATATCTTTGCACCCGTCTCCGGCGTCGTCGCTGAAGTCAATGATGCCCTGGAGATGGAGCCGGATCTCATCAACCGTGATCCTTACGGTAAAGGTTGGATTCTCAAACTCAAAGATGTATCGGAAGAAGAATACAACGAACTCATGGATGCGCGCTCTTATCGCGGCTATATGAAGACGGTGGAATAG
- a CDS encoding aminomethyl-transferring glycine dehydrogenase subunit GcvPA codes for MDWIPVTSADEQDMLRIAGAASIEGFFEIIPEALRLKEWSLPEGLSEFGLRRHLERMAEKNCTQYLSFLGGGYYDHYIPAAVDALAARSEFYTAYTPYQPECAQGTLQAIYEYQSVICRLTDMECANASLYDGGTAVFEAVSMACRVTGRRKALIHPSLHPVWRQMLETHLAGSPIQLVDGEHADAETACVVAQNPAFLGDIHDFTEHADQCHEKGALLVMAVNPISLGIVKTPGAMGADIVVAEGQSLGLPLGFGGPYLGILAAKKKHIRKMPGRIAAATTDTEGRRGYVLTLQAREQHIRREKALSNICSNQALCALRALIHLCLLGKRGLEETAKSCFSKSEYLKGQLDFLSLLNKGATFNEFAVRLPLPAEQVCAAMAKRGFLAGLPLAELGRGEAEDLLIAVTEKRSREELDYFVKELREVCTHV; via the coding sequence ATGGACTGGATTCCGGTTACTTCTGCCGACGAACAGGACATGCTCCGTATCGCCGGTGCCGCGTCCATCGAGGGATTTTTTGAAATAATCCCTGAGGCGCTCCGTTTAAAAGAATGGAGCCTGCCCGAGGGACTCAGTGAATTTGGGTTGCGCCGTCACCTCGAGAGGATGGCAGAAAAGAATTGCACGCAATACCTATCCTTTTTAGGCGGCGGTTATTATGATCATTATATCCCCGCGGCCGTGGATGCACTCGCAGCGCGCAGCGAATTCTATACGGCGTACACGCCCTACCAGCCCGAGTGTGCGCAAGGAACACTGCAGGCGATCTATGAATATCAATCCGTTATTTGCAGATTGACGGATATGGAATGCGCCAATGCCTCGCTCTATGACGGGGGCACCGCCGTGTTTGAAGCTGTGTCTATGGCGTGCCGTGTGACGGGCCGACGCAAAGCCCTTATTCATCCGTCGCTCCACCCCGTATGGCGTCAAATGCTGGAAACCCATCTCGCGGGCTCACCCATACAGCTTGTTGATGGAGAGCATGCCGACGCAGAGACTGCTTGTGTCGTAGCCCAGAATCCGGCATTCTTGGGAGATATCCATGACTTCACCGAACACGCCGATCAATGCCATGAAAAGGGCGCGTTACTCGTTATGGCGGTAAACCCCATATCCTTGGGCATCGTGAAGACGCCCGGCGCCATGGGAGCCGATATCGTCGTTGCAGAAGGACAGAGCCTGGGTTTGCCCTTGGGCTTTGGCGGCCCCTATTTGGGCATTTTAGCGGCAAAGAAAAAACATATCCGAAAGATGCCCGGAAGAATTGCTGCAGCAACCACCGACACGGAGGGCAGACGAGGCTATGTGTTGACCTTGCAGGCGCGCGAACAACATATCCGCCGAGAAAAAGCACTCTCAAATATTTGTTCTAACCAAGCTTTGTGCGCCTTGCGTGCCTTGATCCATTTATGTTTGCTGGGCAAGCGCGGCCTTGAAGAGACCGCAAAGAGCTGTTTCTCTAAAAGCGAATATCTGAAAGGGCAGCTCGATTTTCTAAGTCTGCTTAATAAGGGAGCCACCTTTAATGAATTTGCGGTGCGCCTGCCCCTTCCTGCCGAACAAGTATGTGCTGCCATGGCGAAGCGCGGCTTCCTCGCCGGCTTGCCCCTCGCCGAATTGGGGCGGGGTGAAGCCGAGGATCTGCTCATCGCCGTCACCGAAAAACGCAGTCGTGAAGAATTGGATTATTTCGTGAAAGAATTGCGGGAGGTCTGTACCCATGTCTAA
- a CDS encoding aminomethyl-transferring glycine dehydrogenase subunit GcvPB encodes MSKTIFEASVAGRFAVLPDTLDVPEAVLPESLRRDTPLALPEMSELDVIRHFTRLSQKNFGVDSQFYPLGSCTMKYNPKIAEVVGALPGFSNVHPQQGSFEVYLKSCQGALELVYELEQLLAEIGGMSAGSLQPMAGAHGELTGVLLIAAYHRDRGDTGRDTILIPDSAHGTNPASAAIAGFKVETLPSNKDGVVDLDAFKALLGPHVAGVMLTCPNTHGVFEPDVARVAALAHEAGALMYYDGANLNAIVGRCRPGEMGFDVMHYNLHKTFGTPHGMGGPGSGAIAVGEKLRPYLPGPRVVKEDSCFSLRSPEKSIGKITPFFGSFLVGLRAYAYIRGLGTEGLKRVSAYAVLNANYVLARLRETLPAAYEGLCMHECLLTAEKLTTDKGVRALDMAKALLDRGFHAPTVYFPLTVKECLMIEPTETESRETLDAFCEAIREIVALAETDPEALHKAPQHLPVGRLDEVKAARDLNCADLPL; translated from the coding sequence ATGTCTAAAACTATTTTTGAAGCTTCCGTTGCCGGCCGTTTTGCCGTACTTCCCGACACCCTTGATGTGCCTGAAGCGGTGCTGCCCGAGTCCTTGCGCCGAGACACCCCTCTTGCCCTGCCCGAAATGAGTGAACTCGATGTGATCCGCCACTTCACCCGTTTGTCCCAAAAGAATTTTGGCGTAGATTCTCAGTTCTATCCTTTGGGCTCGTGTACCATGAAATACAATCCGAAGATCGCCGAAGTAGTCGGCGCATTGCCGGGATTTTCTAATGTTCACCCTCAGCAGGGCTCTTTTGAAGTCTACTTAAAAAGTTGTCAGGGCGCGCTGGAACTTGTCTACGAGCTTGAACAGTTGTTGGCAGAAATTGGCGGTATGAGCGCCGGGTCTTTGCAGCCCATGGCGGGCGCGCACGGAGAATTGACCGGTGTGTTGCTCATCGCTGCCTATCATCGCGACCGCGGAGACACAGGCCGAGATACTATATTGATTCCTGACTCCGCACATGGAACCAATCCCGCCAGTGCTGCCATTGCAGGATTTAAAGTCGAGACCTTACCTTCCAACAAAGATGGCGTCGTCGATTTGGATGCCTTCAAAGCCTTGCTCGGGCCCCACGTGGCGGGAGTTATGCTTACCTGTCCCAATACGCACGGCGTCTTTGAACCGGATGTGGCGCGTGTCGCCGCCCTCGCCCATGAAGCGGGCGCCCTTATGTATTATGACGGCGCTAATCTCAACGCCATTGTCGGACGCTGCCGGCCCGGAGAGATGGGCTTTGATGTGATGCATTATAACCTGCACAAAACCTTTGGAACCCCCCACGGCATGGGCGGGCCCGGTTCAGGTGCTATTGCTGTAGGCGAGAAATTGCGCCCGTACCTGCCCGGACCGCGCGTTGTCAAAGAAGATTCTTGTTTCTCTTTGCGGTCGCCGGAAAAGAGCATTGGCAAGATCACGCCCTTTTTCGGAAGTTTTCTCGTAGGGCTCCGCGCCTATGCCTATATACGCGGACTCGGCACAGAGGGATTAAAGCGTGTAAGCGCCTATGCCGTACTCAACGCGAACTATGTATTGGCACGGCTTCGTGAAACCTTGCCCGCCGCCTATGAAGGTCTGTGTATGCACGAATGTTTGCTCACGGCTGAAAAGCTGACAACCGATAAAGGCGTGCGTGCGCTGGACATGGCGAAAGCCTTGCTGGATCGGGGCTTCCATGCGCCGACCGTCTATTTCCCGCTCACCGTAAAAGAATGTCTCATGATTGAACCGACAGAGACCGAATCCCGAGAGACTCTTGACGCTTTCTGTGAGGCGATACGTGAAATTGTGGCGCTCGCAGAGACCGACCCGGAGGCGCTGCACAAAGCGCCGCAGCATCTGCCGGTAGGGCGCTTGGATGAAGTCAAAGCAGCCCGTGATCTTAATTGTGCCGACCTGCCGCTATGA
- a CDS encoding MFS transporter — MKSPYLVSLCHGGMICVAIVINLYPLYLTIFGVDFGGLNEEQLGRIPALMFAGIIFGIVVTGPLADRFGVRLFAVAGMAVSAVGLVLVALAQRYETLLLAGIVSGSGAGILDMSMGPLVAAVNTHRRTAALNRLHAYFCIGGILTVLAVSGGLHTGLSWRFMAGTLAIFPLLLLVAFAVVPLPALIHPQQSREGLRVLLRRPRFLLALTLMALAGATETGMMQWLPAYAELELGYSKFVGAFALILFSLGMAGGRLLTSYRLSHLRASTLLIISGIVSAVLLLCAGPFSTPAVALTACVLTGFGCSVLWPTCISDGANLFPLGGASLFAVLTAAGNIGSLAMPWIIGTVANASTLSIGVVSATGAPVFLTLLVLAAVAVEKRQRHHC; from the coding sequence TTGAAATCCCCTTATCTTGTCAGCCTCTGCCATGGCGGTATGATTTGTGTCGCCATTGTAATCAATCTTTATCCACTCTACCTGACTATCTTCGGTGTTGATTTCGGCGGATTGAATGAGGAGCAATTGGGCCGTATCCCGGCGCTGATGTTTGCCGGTATTATTTTCGGCATCGTAGTGACCGGTCCCTTGGCTGATCGGTTCGGTGTACGCTTGTTTGCCGTCGCCGGAATGGCGGTCAGCGCGGTGGGTCTGGTGCTGGTTGCCTTGGCGCAACGCTATGAAACCTTGCTGCTGGCGGGTATCGTCTCGGGAAGCGGCGCCGGTATCCTCGATATGTCGATGGGCCCCCTCGTTGCCGCCGTCAATACTCATCGTCGTACTGCCGCCTTGAATCGGCTCCACGCGTATTTTTGTATCGGCGGCATTTTGACGGTACTGGCTGTGTCCGGCGGTCTCCATACGGGACTGTCTTGGCGTTTTATGGCGGGCACCCTCGCCATCTTTCCCTTGCTGCTGCTCGTTGCTTTCGCCGTGGTTCCACTGCCCGCGCTGATCCATCCGCAACAAAGCAGGGAGGGCTTACGGGTATTGTTGCGTCGGCCCCGCTTCCTGCTCGCCCTTACGCTGATGGCTTTGGCGGGAGCTACAGAAACAGGGATGATGCAATGGCTTCCCGCCTATGCGGAACTGGAGCTGGGATACAGCAAATTCGTCGGTGCTTTTGCGCTCATCCTCTTTTCTTTAGGTATGGCGGGAGGCCGTCTCTTGACCAGTTATCGATTGAGCCATCTGCGCGCCTCAACGTTATTGATCATTTCAGGAATTGTGAGCGCTGTGCTGCTCTTGTGCGCAGGTCCTTTCTCCACGCCCGCCGTCGCCTTGACAGCTTGTGTATTGACCGGATTCGGCTGCAGCGTATTATGGCCGACCTGCATCAGCGACGGGGCGAATCTCTTCCCCTTGGGCGGCGCCTCTCTTTTTGCCGTATTGACCGCCGCAGGTAATATAGGCAGCCTTGCCATGCCGTGGATCATCGGCACTGTTGCCAACGCAAGTACTCTTTCCATTGGCGTTGTAAGTGCCACGGGCGCGCCCGTGTTCCTCACGCTTTTAGTGCTCGCCGCGGTTGCTGTGGAAAAGCGTCAGCGTCATCACTGCTGA
- a CDS encoding FAD-dependent oxidoreductase, with the protein MKSLGSVGALSTYSLAVFLPKVHAEETEFVKPDFDVLTTATAPSEEANMTTVDLACDFLVAGGGMAGVCAALAAARHGAKVVLVQNRSRLGGNASSEVRMHIVGANHHKGHPGWREGGLLEELRIEDAVRNHHWSWELWDFMLYDKVVSEPNITLLLDSSVYAVEMEDDRIHRVWARNDLTECIYRIRAALYADCTGDCRLGLEAGAVFRTGHEAQDQYQESLAPLTAGPETMGSSILFTAKDYGYPIPFTPPKWAQKITKEQLRLRRIRSWEYGYWWIEWGGNLDAIKDNEKIRFELLSILMGVWDYIKNSGEHPDSATWGMDWVGMIPGKRASRRLIGPHILTQADLESKNGDFEDAVAIGGWPFDNHTPGGFYDSDRKPSDSTNLTEVYNIPLRALYSVNVPNLFMAGRNISASHVAMTSTRVMGTCAVEGQAIGTAAAVCTKKDILPQGLYDDKALLKAYQQQLLRDDQTIKNMKNEDPHDLARKASEVRASGESEGSKAANILSGEVRDTPGECDHRWFGPMTDEGAWIELHWTNKQEISEVQLCFDTDFYRELSLSEQSSVQKDQVRGPQPETVRDYKVLYRDSAKDSWQPVVEITGNYERLRRHRFTPIHTDALRLEITATNGVPEARLYEIRCYA; encoded by the coding sequence ATGAAGTCGCTGGGCAGTGTGGGAGCCCTGTCGACCTATTCCCTTGCCGTGTTCCTGCCCAAAGTGCACGCAGAGGAGACCGAATTTGTAAAACCGGATTTTGATGTTCTCACCACAGCCACGGCGCCCTCGGAAGAAGCGAATATGACCACCGTCGACTTGGCCTGTGATTTTCTGGTTGCAGGCGGCGGTATGGCCGGCGTCTGCGCAGCGTTGGCCGCTGCCCGTCATGGTGCGAAGGTTGTATTAGTACAAAACCGCTCCCGGTTGGGCGGTAACGCCAGCAGCGAAGTGCGCATGCACATTGTAGGCGCGAACCATCACAAAGGACATCCCGGTTGGCGGGAGGGCGGCTTATTAGAAGAATTGCGGATTGAAGATGCCGTGCGCAATCACCACTGGTCTTGGGAGCTGTGGGATTTCATGCTCTACGACAAAGTCGTGTCTGAACCTAATATTACGCTGCTTTTGGATAGCTCTGTCTATGCCGTTGAAATGGAAGACGACCGCATTCACCGGGTCTGGGCGCGCAATGATTTGACCGAATGTATTTACCGCATCCGTGCAGCCCTTTATGCCGATTGCACCGGTGATTGTCGCTTGGGACTTGAGGCAGGCGCAGTTTTTCGAACGGGACACGAAGCGCAAGATCAATACCAAGAATCACTTGCCCCGCTCACAGCCGGGCCGGAAACCATGGGCAGCAGTATCCTCTTCACCGCCAAAGATTACGGCTATCCCATTCCTTTTACGCCGCCGAAGTGGGCACAAAAAATAACCAAAGAACAGCTGCGCCTGCGACGCATACGTTCTTGGGAGTACGGCTATTGGTGGATCGAATGGGGCGGCAATTTGGACGCCATTAAAGACAACGAAAAGATTCGTTTTGAATTGCTGTCCATTTTGATGGGAGTCTGGGATTACATCAAGAATTCCGGTGAACATCCGGACAGCGCTACGTGGGGCATGGACTGGGTGGGCATGATTCCCGGCAAACGGGCGAGCCGCCGCCTCATCGGTCCGCATATTCTTACACAAGCCGATCTCGAATCGAAAAACGGCGACTTTGAAGATGCCGTTGCCATTGGCGGCTGGCCCTTCGACAATCATACCCCCGGAGGCTTTTATGATTCAGACCGCAAACCGTCAGATTCGACGAATTTAACGGAAGTGTATAACATACCCCTGCGCGCCTTGTATTCGGTTAATGTGCCGAACTTGTTCATGGCAGGCCGCAATATCAGTGCCTCCCACGTTGCGATGACTTCCACTCGGGTCATGGGCACCTGCGCTGTGGAAGGTCAAGCCATAGGCACAGCCGCCGCAGTCTGCACGAAAAAAGACATTCTGCCTCAGGGCCTCTATGACGATAAGGCATTGCTGAAAGCGTATCAACAACAACTGCTGCGTGATGATCAGACCATCAAAAATATGAAGAATGAAGATCCCCATGATTTGGCTCGGAAGGCTTCGGAAGTGCGCGCTTCAGGCGAATCGGAAGGAAGCAAAGCCGCTAATATTCTTAGTGGTGAAGTGCGCGATACACCGGGTGAGTGCGATCATCGTTGGTTTGGACCCATGACGGATGAGGGCGCGTGGATCGAATTGCATTGGACGAATAAGCAAGAAATTTCTGAAGTGCAATTATGCTTTGATACGGATTTCTACCGGGAGCTGTCCCTGTCGGAACAAAGCAGTGTGCAAAAAGATCAGGTACGGGGCCCGCAGCCGGAAACGGTGCGCGATTATAAAGTGCTCTATCGCGACTCGGCAAAGGACAGCTGGCAGCCTGTGGTGGAGATTACAGGCAATTATGAACGGCTGCGCAGGCATCGTTTTACTCCAATACACACCGACGCGCTGCGTTTAGAGATTACGGCGACCAACGGCGTGCCTGAGGCGCGGCTCTACGAAATTCGATGCTACGCCTGA
- a CDS encoding carbon starvation protein A: MTTILIAVASFFGFIVAYHSYGRWLARKIFSLNPVTPTPSHTLADGKDYVATKPAVLFGHHFSSIAGTGPIVGPAIAVLWGWLPALLWVVFGSIFVGAVHDFGTLVVSIRHRGQSIGDVSGKMVSKRCRLLFLSILFFTLTLVVAVFGLVIATLFSIYPESVFSVWFAMPLAVVIGLLIYKTKLPLAIPSIIALFLLYFTVYLGVYHLPLSLPFPLFPGEGASLMESLHSSVGFWTVFILLYCFIASVLPVWLLLQPRDYISALQLYVALGALMAGLFVAAPPIVTKVVGSAGAGAPPIMPFLFITIACGAVSGFHSVVSSGTSSKQIDRESDAHFIGYGSMLVEAMLAILVIFSCVAGIGMLVKVDGETLTGSAAFLHYYGVGWDKMSLAQTIAVFVQGAGNLIASLGIPRELACGVVAVMIAGFAMTSIDTSTRLNRYVIQEIGSAVNVKALGNKYVATLVAVGTAAVLAFMPGPQGPGSGGLLLWPLFGATNQLLAGLALMVVIFYLRWVKKPVFFAVLPLILMLVMPAWAIVLQLADFWAKQNYLLVGFSIAILLLQIWMLIEAVIAWRTVPQRAAAEAQSMDAAASSADRVSA; encoded by the coding sequence ATGACTACGATTCTGATTGCTGTCGCGTCTTTCTTTGGGTTTATTGTCGCCTACCACAGCTATGGCCGCTGGCTGGCTCGGAAAATATTTTCTTTAAACCCCGTCACCCCCACCCCCTCCCACACGCTTGCCGACGGCAAAGATTATGTGGCGACCAAACCGGCAGTTTTGTTTGGCCACCACTTTTCATCCATCGCCGGTACCGGCCCCATTGTAGGGCCTGCCATCGCTGTTCTATGGGGCTGGCTGCCTGCCTTGCTCTGGGTTGTATTCGGTTCTATTTTTGTGGGGGCTGTTCATGACTTCGGAACCTTAGTCGTGTCTATCCGTCACCGGGGTCAGTCTATTGGCGATGTTTCCGGCAAGATGGTGAGCAAACGGTGCCGCTTATTATTTTTGAGTATCCTCTTTTTTACGCTGACCCTGGTGGTAGCTGTTTTTGGATTGGTCATTGCCACCTTATTTTCCATCTACCCGGAATCGGTGTTTTCCGTTTGGTTTGCCATGCCCCTCGCCGTAGTGATTGGTCTATTAATTTATAAAACGAAGCTTCCTTTGGCGATCCCTTCCATCATCGCCCTTTTCCTCTTATATTTTACCGTGTATCTGGGCGTTTACCATTTACCGCTGTCACTCCCCTTCCCGCTTTTTCCGGGAGAAGGTGCATCCTTAATGGAATCGCTTCATTCGTCGGTGGGCTTCTGGACCGTATTCATTCTCCTCTATTGTTTTATCGCCAGCGTACTGCCTGTGTGGCTGTTGCTGCAGCCGCGCGACTATATCAGCGCCCTGCAGCTATACGTGGCTCTTGGCGCGCTGATGGCAGGCTTGTTTGTCGCCGCGCCGCCTATTGTCACGAAAGTAGTGGGCAGTGCCGGCGCCGGTGCCCCGCCCATCATGCCCTTCTTATTCATTACTATTGCTTGCGGCGCCGTGTCCGGTTTCCATTCCGTCGTCTCTTCGGGCACCTCCTCCAAACAAATCGATCGGGAATCCGACGCGCATTTTATAGGTTACGGTTCCATGTTGGTGGAGGCGATGCTCGCCATTTTGGTCATCTTCAGCTGTGTTGCCGGTATTGGCATGTTGGTGAAAGTGGACGGTGAAACGCTCACCGGATCAGCGGCCTTCCTCCATTACTATGGCGTCGGCTGGGACAAGATGAGCCTTGCCCAAACCATCGCTGTATTTGTGCAGGGCGCCGGCAATTTAATCGCGTCGCTCGGCATTCCCCGCGAACTTGCCTGCGGTGTGGTTGCTGTCATGATTGCCGGTTTTGCCATGACTTCCATTGATACCTCAACCCGGCTCAACCGCTACGTTATTCAAGAAATCGGCAGCGCCGTAAATGTGAAAGCCTTAGGCAATAAATATGTTGCCACCTTGGTCGCTGTTGGGACAGCCGCCGTGCTCGCCTTTATGCCCGGTCCCCAAGGCCCCGGCTCGGGCGGGTTGCTGTTATGGCCCCTATTCGGCGCGACCAATCAATTGTTGGCGGGACTCGCCCTCATGGTGGTTATTTTCTATTTGCGTTGGGTAAAGAAACCCGTATTTTTTGCAGTGTTGCCCCTTATACTCATGCTGGTCATGCCGGCATGGGCGATTGTACTTCAACTAGCCGACTTTTGGGCAAAGCAGAATTATCTTTTGGTCGGCTTCAGTATTGCTATTTTGCTCCTGCAAATCTGGATGCTTATTGAGGCGGTCATCGCGTGGCGCACTGTCCCGCAGCGTGCCGCCGCGGAAGCACAAAGCATGGATGCCGCCGCTTCATCAGCCGACAGGGTAAGCGCCTAA